The following coding sequences are from one Nonlabens arenilitoris window:
- a CDS encoding DUF2797 domain-containing protein → MLVTGTLRKMQTELQETVQYYWVFKDNFIHVNQLLDKNIHIKHVANECLNCGLDKKIWRQGFCYDCFTSAPQAGDWIMKPELSRAHLDEEDRDLEYEKKVQLKPHIVYLANSSNVKVGVTRKTQVPTRWIDQGAHEAIAILETPNRYLAGIAEVALKDHVADKTNWRKMLTNDIEDVDLLRFRESVIEHIPEEAKEYILAPENEMHINFPVLQYPAKVKTVNLSKTPEHSGIVKGIKGQYLIFEDGHVMNVRSHEGYVVDLMID, encoded by the coding sequence ATGCTGGTTACAGGAACCTTACGTAAAATGCAGACTGAACTACAAGAAACCGTTCAATACTATTGGGTTTTTAAAGATAACTTTATACATGTTAACCAGCTGCTCGATAAAAATATCCATATCAAGCATGTCGCAAATGAATGTCTTAATTGCGGCCTGGATAAGAAAATATGGCGTCAGGGATTTTGCTACGATTGTTTTACTAGCGCACCACAAGCTGGCGACTGGATCATGAAACCAGAACTGAGTCGTGCCCATCTAGACGAGGAAGATCGTGATCTAGAATATGAGAAAAAAGTACAGCTTAAACCGCACATCGTTTACCTAGCAAATTCCAGCAATGTAAAAGTAGGTGTCACACGCAAAACGCAAGTACCGACTCGATGGATTGATCAAGGTGCACATGAGGCAATTGCTATTTTAGAAACGCCTAATCGCTACCTAGCTGGAATTGCTGAAGTTGCCCTAAAAGATCACGTAGCAGACAAGACCAATTGGAGAAAAATGTTGACTAATGATATTGAAGATGTTGATTTATTACGCTTTCGCGAAAGCGTCATCGAACACATCCCTGAGGAAGCAAAAGAGTATATTCTAGCACCAGAAAACGAGATGCATATCAATTTTCCTGTATTACAATATCCAGCAAAGGTAAAAACGGTAAACCTTTCTAAAACACCAGAGCACAGTGGAATCGTGAAGGGAATTAAAGGTCAATATCTAATTTTTGAAGATGGCCACGTCATGAATGTACGCAGCCATGAAGGTTATGTGGTGGACCTAATGATTGATTAA
- a CDS encoding AsmA-like C-terminal region-containing protein, whose translation MKKFFKILGVFLLAVVVLLVAAPFLFKDQIATIIKNKLNGALDAQVEFADVDLSLFRAFPDARLQIDGLSVINKAPFEGDTLFYGKEVKLDLPVGDLFNDASDPIHINELVINDAISRLKVNADGKASWDIAKVDSTAVVVEEPLDTTSGFSFDLNHYEINNSDFSYEDVATKNKLRLVNLTHTGNGDFSLDSSTLDTKTSAQVFYGLDDVEYLSGQQVELDADILMDLANQKYTLQENEALINDLKLNLDGYVQMVEDGTMVDLAFKTPSSDFKNFFAVIPEVYRKNLDGITTTGDFTVNGVINGMVDDVHIPKLDINISSNNASFKYPDLPQSVTKIDIDTQIKNTTGLAEDTYVKIGNVAFNIGQDRLKGNALVRNLTTNMLVDLNLDGTLNLGNLSKAFPMGDDMNLDGTLVADVSTKFDMNSVEQERYENINTKGTASLTDFNYASADLKKPLYIERADLDMNNTRIKLDNFKAKTGNTDFAANGTISNLMGFLFKDQDLKGSFKVDSNQFDTSDFMTETEVETTETSSANSAAVTTEAIKIPSFLNADMSFSANKVLYDNLTLTNVKGLALVRDETLTLNNTTTDIFNGNIGFNGSVTTKGDTPLFNMALDMNDLDIAQSFEGFEMFQKLVPIIQALKGKINTEINLTGQLNNDLTPIISSLTGDAIAQLLTREIDKNKAPLIAKLDDRLNFINLDDLKISDLVTKLTFKDGAVQITPFDFNIKDIKITASGAHSLTNDMSYKLDLNVPARYLGTDGAALLAKLSDEDIDKISVPIPVQLSGSFMKPNVDLNLDLAVKNLTNQIVEIQKARIKDKGKETLDDAVTDILGGKNPLDGIKDAITGNKKPSDTTQAQVKDSTAVTKPKDTTAIGKVKEEAEDKVKEAAGNILNNLFKKKKS comes from the coding sequence ATGAAAAAGTTTTTTAAAATATTAGGTGTTTTTTTATTGGCTGTAGTCGTGCTTTTGGTTGCCGCGCCGTTTTTGTTTAAAGACCAAATCGCAACTATCATTAAAAATAAATTGAATGGTGCACTAGATGCTCAGGTTGAATTTGCAGATGTGGATTTGAGTTTGTTTAGAGCCTTTCCAGATGCTAGATTACAGATTGATGGATTATCTGTAATAAATAAAGCGCCATTTGAAGGCGATACTCTTTTTTATGGTAAAGAGGTCAAACTGGACTTACCAGTTGGTGATTTATTTAATGATGCATCTGACCCTATACATATTAATGAATTAGTCATTAATGACGCAATTTCAAGACTTAAAGTAAATGCAGACGGAAAAGCCAGCTGGGACATTGCAAAGGTAGATTCTACGGCGGTTGTTGTAGAAGAGCCACTAGACACCACGTCTGGTTTTAGTTTTGATTTAAATCATTATGAGATTAACAATTCTGATTTTAGTTATGAAGACGTAGCTACAAAGAATAAATTAAGGTTAGTGAATCTAACGCATACTGGTAACGGTGATTTCTCACTAGACAGTAGTACATTAGACACTAAGACTAGCGCGCAGGTTTTTTATGGGCTTGATGATGTGGAGTATTTGTCTGGTCAGCAAGTAGAACTAGATGCAGATATTTTAATGGATCTCGCAAATCAGAAATATACTCTTCAAGAAAATGAGGCTTTAATTAATGATCTCAAGTTAAACCTCGACGGTTATGTGCAAATGGTAGAAGATGGTACGATGGTAGACCTAGCGTTTAAAACACCTAGTTCTGATTTTAAAAATTTCTTTGCAGTCATTCCTGAGGTTTATCGTAAAAATTTGGACGGTATTACCACCACTGGTGATTTTACGGTTAATGGTGTTATTAATGGTATGGTAGACGATGTGCATATACCAAAGCTAGATATCAATATTAGCTCTAATAATGCCTCTTTTAAATATCCTGACTTACCGCAAAGTGTTACTAAAATTGATATTGATACACAGATAAAAAATACAACAGGTCTTGCAGAAGATACCTATGTTAAAATAGGGAATGTTGCTTTTAATATAGGTCAAGATCGATTGAAAGGAAACGCGCTCGTACGCAACTTGACTACTAATATGCTAGTAGATTTAAACCTAGATGGTACATTGAATTTAGGGAATCTATCTAAAGCTTTCCCTATGGGAGATGACATGAATCTAGACGGTACATTAGTAGCAGACGTATCTACAAAGTTTGACATGAACAGTGTAGAACAAGAGCGTTATGAAAATATCAATACTAAAGGAACCGCAAGTTTAACAGACTTCAACTATGCTAGTGCAGATTTAAAAAAACCACTTTACATAGAGCGTGCAGATCTTGATATGAATAATACCAGGATTAAGCTCGATAATTTTAAGGCTAAAACTGGTAATACAGATTTTGCGGCAAACGGTACGATTAGTAATTTAATGGGGTTCTTATTTAAAGATCAAGATCTTAAAGGAAGTTTTAAAGTAGATTCTAATCAGTTTGACACTTCTGATTTTATGACAGAAACAGAAGTTGAGACTACTGAAACTAGTAGTGCTAATTCTGCAGCGGTTACTACAGAGGCCATAAAAATACCTTCCTTCCTTAATGCAGACATGTCGTTTAGTGCAAATAAAGTGTTGTATGATAATCTCACTTTGACTAATGTAAAAGGTCTTGCTTTGGTTAGGGATGAAACACTAACACTAAATAATACCACTACTGATATTTTTAATGGTAACATAGGTTTTAATGGATCTGTAACGACTAAAGGTGACACGCCATTATTTAACATGGCGCTAGACATGAATGATCTAGATATTGCTCAATCTTTTGAAGGATTTGAAATGTTCCAAAAGTTAGTACCTATCATACAGGCATTAAAAGGAAAGATAAATACTGAGATTAATTTAACTGGTCAACTAAATAATGATCTTACACCTATAATCAGTAGTCTTACTGGTGATGCTATTGCACAATTATTAACTAGAGAAATTGATAAAAACAAGGCACCATTAATTGCAAAACTAGATGATCGCCTTAATTTTATTAATCTAGATGATTTGAAAATTTCAGACCTAGTTACTAAGCTCACTTTTAAAGATGGAGCTGTTCAAATCACCCCATTTGATTTTAATATTAAAGACATTAAAATCACAGCTAGTGGAGCGCATAGTTTGACTAATGATATGAGTTATAAGCTAGATTTAAATGTGCCAGCCAGATATTTAGGTACTGATGGCGCTGCATTGCTTGCAAAGCTAAGTGATGAGGATATTGATAAAATATCAGTACCAATACCTGTTCAATTATCTGGATCGTTTATGAAACCTAATGTTGATTTAAATCTAGATCTAGCCGTTAAAAATCTCACAAATCAAATTGTCGAGATACAAAAGGCGCGTATTAAAGATAAAGGTAAAGAAACACTAGACGATGCTGTTACAGATATATTAGGTGGTAAAAATCCATTAGATGGTATTAAAGATGCTATTACAGGTAATAAAAAGCCTAGTGATACCACGCAGGCTCAGGTAAAGGACTCTACTGCGGTTACAAAACCTAAAGACACCACAGCTATAGGTAAAGTAAAAGAAGAGGCAGAGGATAAAGTAAAAGAAGCTGCCGGAAATATTTTAAATAATTTATTTAAAAAGAAAAAGTCTTAA
- a CDS encoding queuosine precursor transporter: MKTLLGADLRTAHRIYLVLAALFICSLVVSNLIFQKFFYWNPLGLFNFEISVGLLPYPITFLITDLVSEIYGRRKANDLVLAGIFASVFSLGIIYVADAAPATDFSAIKDDVFNRVFGATTIAVIASMLAYLFAQFVDIQIYHFWKRLTKGKMLWLRNNASTIFSQFVDTMSVLLLLCYYDVIPWERFWPLLGAGFLFKLLVALIDTPLLYLGVYVFRRLFKLDIGEEIKID; encoded by the coding sequence ATGAAAACTCTTTTGGGCGCAGATTTGCGCACGGCACATCGTATTTATTTAGTTCTCGCGGCATTGTTTATATGTTCGCTAGTGGTATCTAATCTAATTTTTCAGAAGTTTTTTTATTGGAATCCTTTAGGGCTATTCAATTTTGAGATATCAGTAGGTTTATTACCCTATCCGATTACATTTCTTATAACAGATTTAGTGAGTGAGATTTATGGAAGACGTAAAGCAAATGATCTAGTACTTGCAGGAATTTTTGCATCGGTATTTAGTCTAGGGATTATCTATGTAGCAGATGCTGCTCCAGCAACTGATTTTTCTGCGATTAAGGATGATGTATTTAATAGGGTTTTTGGTGCGACAACAATCGCTGTTATTGCTAGCATGCTGGCTTATTTATTTGCACAATTTGTGGATATACAGATTTATCATTTCTGGAAACGGTTGACAAAAGGGAAAATGTTATGGCTGCGCAATAATGCGAGTACCATATTTTCACAGTTTGTTGACACTATGAGTGTGTTATTATTGTTATGTTACTATGACGTGATTCCATGGGAGCGATTCTGGCCATTACTGGGCGCTGGATTTTTGTTTAAATTGTTAGTAGCGTTAATCGATACACCGTTATTATATCTAGGTGTATATGTTTTTAGAAGGTTATTCAAATTAGATATAGGAGAAGAAATTAAAATAGATTGA
- the folK gene encoding 2-amino-4-hydroxy-6-hydroxymethyldihydropteridine diphosphokinase, giving the protein MALGSNLGDRETHLLDAARLIESTLGLIIKTAPVYEVPAAGFTGGNFLNTCILVHSHKNPLETITILQQIERDLGRVPRSGDTYEDRVIDLDILLFDDQIIDLPQLQVPHPRMDKRSFVMQPLTAIASKLHHPILKKSIQEIADSLESLNNKVSFDIPLSRKRYPITNINFIAIEGNIGSGKTSLSHKIAEDFNGKQVLERFADNPFLPLFYEDTERYAFPLEMSFLADRYQQLSDDVAQQDLFSDFTVADYYVIKSLIFSKITLEKEEYSLYKRLFNMMYKELVKPDLYIYLYQTEDRLLQNIKKRGRDYEQNIEASYLSQIQQGYADFIRSQQDLKIKVIDVTDLDFVNNQEDYLKVLEQITSAI; this is encoded by the coding sequence ATAGCTTTAGGCAGTAATCTAGGAGATCGTGAAACGCATCTTCTTGATGCCGCTCGACTAATTGAGAGTACATTGGGCTTGATAATTAAGACAGCACCGGTTTATGAAGTGCCTGCAGCAGGTTTTACTGGCGGTAATTTTTTAAACACTTGTATATTAGTTCACAGTCATAAAAATCCACTAGAGACCATCACCATATTACAACAAATTGAACGTGATCTAGGTCGTGTTCCTAGAAGCGGTGATACTTATGAGGATCGTGTTATAGATTTAGACATATTACTATTTGATGATCAAATTATAGACCTACCGCAATTGCAAGTTCCACATCCTAGAATGGATAAACGTTCATTTGTTATGCAGCCACTTACGGCAATTGCTAGTAAGCTACATCATCCCATCTTAAAAAAGAGTATACAAGAAATTGCAGATTCCTTAGAGTCATTGAACAACAAGGTTAGTTTTGATATTCCGCTTTCGCGAAAGCGATATCCCATAACTAATATCAATTTTATAGCTATTGAAGGAAACATAGGCTCAGGTAAAACAAGTCTTTCTCATAAAATTGCTGAAGATTTTAATGGCAAACAAGTCCTAGAACGCTTTGCAGACAATCCTTTTCTTCCTCTTTTTTATGAAGATACCGAAAGGTATGCATTCCCGCTTGAGATGTCATTTCTCGCAGATCGCTATCAACAATTAAGTGATGATGTAGCGCAACAAGATCTATTTTCAGATTTTACAGTTGCAGATTATTATGTGATTAAATCACTTATATTCAGCAAGATAACCCTTGAAAAAGAAGAATACTCATTATACAAAAGGTTATTTAACATGATGTACAAAGAACTGGTAAAGCCTGATTTATACATCTATCTATACCAGACAGAAGATCGTTTATTGCAAAATATTAAAAAGCGTGGCCGTGATTATGAGCAAAACATCGAGGCCAGTTACTTATCTCAAATCCAGCAAGGTTATGCAGATTTTATAAGATCTCAACAGGATTTAAAAATTAAGGTTATTGACGTGACAGACCTTGATTTTGTAAATAATCAAGAAGATTATTTAAAAGTACTAGAACAAATCACCTCAGCTATTTAA
- a CDS encoding RNA methyltransferase: MRKLLNEELDRLSVDRFRESNKTPLIIVLDNVRSLNNIGSVFRSADAYRVEKIYLCGITAQPPHKDIRKTALGATETVAWEYREHTIDVIKELNEQGVTTCAIEQAEDSVTLRGFKPSTKKVAVVMGNEVKGVQQEVVNACKTVIELEQYGTKHSLNISVCTGIVIYDLFYKLNS, translated from the coding sequence ATGAGAAAATTACTTAATGAAGAATTAGATCGATTGTCAGTAGATCGCTTCCGCGAAAGCAATAAAACACCGCTCATCATTGTATTAGATAATGTGCGTAGTCTTAATAATATAGGATCTGTTTTCCGTAGTGCAGATGCATATCGAGTAGAAAAAATATATCTATGCGGTATCACAGCACAACCACCACATAAGGATATTAGAAAAACAGCATTGGGCGCGACAGAAACGGTAGCCTGGGAATATCGTGAGCACACTATTGATGTTATTAAAGAGCTTAATGAGCAAGGAGTCACTACTTGTGCTATTGAGCAAGCAGAAGATTCAGTCACTCTACGAGGTTTTAAGCCATCTACTAAAAAAGTAGCTGTAGTGATGGGTAATGAGGTGAAAGGTGTGCAACAAGAGGTTGTAAATGCGTGTAAAACTGTTATTGAGCTAGAGCAATATGGCACAAAACATTCCTTAAATATCTCAGTATGTACAGGAATTGTGATCTATGATTTGTTCTATAAACTCAATTCTTAA
- a CDS encoding PorP/SprF family type IX secretion system membrane protein, with protein MRKILIVLALAFSSQFALAQEGVPVYLDYLTDNYYLLHPSMAGAASCGKVRSTIRQQWFDQEDAPNLQTLSFNTAIGENSGIGAILFNDKNGYHSQTGGYISYAYHLQVGGGFEDLNRLSFGVNVGLVQSRLDESDFDLTDFDPIITGVLRSDSYFNVDIGASYFYKEFYAHMTVKNAIFQNREIYSEGFESTNQRRYIATLGYLFAPRNSKWQWEPSFLYQRTDRTEEQFMDFNAKAYYDLNDNSVLYLGASYRQSFDGAEFVNGTSIQEQNLSLLSPLLGIKHKNFTFAYTYSYQFGEIKFASGGFHQITLGIDFLCTKDRWSCNCPAVNL; from the coding sequence ATGAGAAAAATTTTAATTGTACTGGCACTAGCATTTAGCAGTCAGTTTGCGTTAGCTCAAGAAGGTGTACCAGTATATCTGGATTACTTAACAGACAACTATTACTTATTACATCCTTCGATGGCAGGTGCTGCTAGTTGTGGTAAAGTTAGGTCTACTATCAGACAGCAATGGTTTGATCAAGAAGATGCTCCTAACTTACAGACACTCAGTTTTAATACAGCAATAGGAGAAAATAGTGGTATAGGTGCTATTCTTTTCAACGATAAAAATGGTTATCACTCACAGACAGGTGGATACATTTCTTATGCTTATCACCTTCAAGTAGGTGGTGGATTTGAAGATCTTAATAGACTTTCTTTTGGTGTAAATGTAGGTCTTGTTCAAAGTAGGTTAGATGAATCTGATTTTGACCTGACAGACTTTGATCCTATCATTACTGGAGTTTTAAGATCTGATTCTTACTTTAATGTAGATATAGGTGCTTCTTACTTCTATAAAGAGTTTTATGCACACATGACTGTAAAGAATGCTATCTTCCAAAATCGCGAAATTTATTCTGAAGGTTTTGAAAGCACAAACCAACGTCGATACATCGCAACATTAGGATATCTTTTTGCGCCACGTAATTCAAAATGGCAATGGGAACCATCTTTCTTATATCAACGTACAGACCGTACTGAAGAACAGTTCATGGATTTTAATGCTAAGGCATATTATGATCTTAATGACAACAGTGTCTTATACCTAGGAGCTTCTTATCGTCAGAGTTTTGATGGTGCAGAGTTCGTAAATGGAACAAGCATTCAAGAACAAAATCTTTCTTTGCTTTCTCCACTATTAGGGATTAAGCACAAGAATTTTACATTTGCTTATACGTATAGTTACCAGTTTGGTGAAATTAAATTTGCCAGCGGTGGATTCCACCAGATTACGCTAGGAATCGACTTCTTATGTACTAAGGATAGATGGAGTTGTAACTGTCCTGCAGTGAACTTATAA
- a CDS encoding T9SS type B sorting domain-containing protein — MKKTALLLLLLGLCVFSNAQIIVDNTTYTNIELVEDILVNSTCAGVRNIAWSTGAGPNQNGIAYFQHNSSGFPIREGIILSTGNALNAVGPNNLEGSGDTIGTPSDPDLVAAMTAAGSPAATYSDATWMSFDFVPQAGFMSFEFLFASEEYNGDFECQFSDAFAFILTDTVTSTVTNLAIVPGTTSPIQVTTVRNPPASATCNPVNPTFFGQYNLLNNTFGGFTPSIGSPAATSPTQFNGQTNIFRAESAVIANRNYNIKLVIADAIDQNYDSAVFIAGGSFDVGADLGLDRTLVGSNPLCEGDQYTLDASVAGAAMSYQWNRNAAPIPGATNATYTATTTGNYSVDINYTASCSTIASVFLEFISPNSSTPTDMQACGTGGTAVFDLTSKTSEALGALAAADHTVSYYESQSDAEAGINPIPNPSTYSNTANPQTVYVRVEDNAFNCASVEEFDLIIATISAGTPMDMIACDVDNDGFFDFDLSTQDADLAGTNAAGSVTVTYHLSQTDADAGMNPIGPIYTNTTTPETIYGRVELNTDSNCADTASFNLILNPSPVAPIITDFESCSTIDPNTTVFALSDKDTEIMNGQANILVSYYSSQADADIGVNELPTNGYTNTSNPQTIYVRLIDALTNCVNTDTTFELVVNDLPVVTAPALYDLCDDNTIDGFTAFDLATRDSEITGGNTSYTVYYYATQLDADNRMNELTGSYTNTVNPQTVFVVVEDNVTGCENYTTLNLEVIDAPQAATAPDLILCDDNNTGDLTENFNLTDNETAVLNGQTGITLTYHNSQADADAGSNAIGNPTSFDNSSSLQTVYVRVENTTGCFNTTSFDIVVNEVPVPQMFDLYYLCLDGNGNVLNTDNSPPTLDTTLSATGLSFSWSLDGNVLPAETGATLTATMVGMYTVTATDTTTGCNSSQTTEVRQLGPPDSFGAEVTSRYFDEVHRIEAFAQGPATQYIFSVDDGPWQYNGFFEDVTPGLHVVYIQDLDGCNTVEIPIDVIGYPRYFTPNNDGYHDTWNIIGINNEPTTKIYIFDRYGKLLKQMNPSGIGWDGFYNGQPLPSSDYWFQVEYIENGSNKTFGGHFALKR, encoded by the coding sequence ATGAAAAAAACAGCCCTTTTATTACTTCTACTAGGTCTTTGTGTTTTTTCAAATGCTCAAATAATAGTAGACAATACAACTTATACCAATATTGAGCTCGTTGAAGATATTCTTGTGAACAGCACTTGTGCAGGTGTTAGAAATATCGCCTGGAGTACCGGAGCTGGACCTAACCAAAATGGGATAGCTTATTTTCAACATAACTCTTCTGGTTTTCCTATACGTGAAGGAATTATTCTTTCAACAGGGAATGCTTTAAATGCTGTTGGACCAAATAATTTGGAAGGTTCAGGAGATACTATTGGGACACCTTCTGATCCCGATCTTGTAGCTGCTATGACCGCAGCTGGATCTCCAGCAGCAACTTATTCTGATGCAACATGGATGTCATTTGATTTTGTTCCACAGGCAGGATTTATGTCTTTTGAATTTTTGTTTGCTAGTGAAGAATATAATGGTGATTTTGAATGTCAATTTTCAGATGCTTTTGCTTTTATATTGACAGACACTGTAACTAGTACGGTTACTAATCTTGCCATTGTGCCGGGAACGACAAGTCCAATTCAAGTTACAACTGTGCGTAATCCGCCAGCTTCAGCTACTTGTAATCCTGTAAACCCTACTTTTTTCGGACAATATAATTTATTGAACAACACTTTTGGAGGTTTTACGCCAAGCATAGGATCGCCAGCCGCTACTAGTCCGACTCAATTTAATGGTCAAACTAATATTTTTAGAGCAGAAAGTGCTGTTATTGCTAATCGTAATTATAACATCAAGTTAGTTATTGCGGACGCTATAGATCAAAATTACGATTCCGCTGTTTTCATCGCAGGAGGAAGTTTTGATGTGGGAGCTGATCTAGGTCTGGATAGAACTTTAGTGGGTTCAAATCCGCTTTGTGAAGGAGATCAATATACATTAGACGCATCTGTAGCTGGTGCTGCCATGAGTTATCAATGGAATCGTAATGCGGCACCAATTCCTGGTGCTACTAATGCTACATATACAGCAACCACCACAGGGAATTATTCTGTAGATATTAATTATACGGCATCTTGTAGTACAATAGCGAGTGTGTTTTTAGAATTTATCAGTCCTAATTCTTCAACACCTACAGATATGCAAGCTTGTGGAACAGGTGGAACTGCTGTCTTTGATTTGACGTCTAAAACATCTGAAGCTTTAGGTGCGCTAGCTGCAGCAGACCATACGGTAAGTTATTATGAGTCTCAGTCTGATGCTGAAGCTGGTATCAACCCGATCCCTAACCCATCAACTTATTCAAACACCGCAAATCCACAAACTGTATATGTACGTGTAGAAGATAATGCATTTAACTGTGCGTCTGTTGAAGAGTTTGATCTCATTATAGCAACCATATCAGCAGGAACGCCTATGGATATGATTGCTTGTGATGTCGATAATGATGGTTTCTTTGATTTTGACCTAAGTACACAGGACGCAGACTTGGCAGGAACTAATGCTGCTGGATCTGTAACGGTTACTTACCATCTTTCTCAAACTGATGCTGATGCTGGTATGAATCCTATAGGACCAATATATACTAATACGACAACGCCAGAGACTATTTATGGTCGTGTAGAATTAAATACAGATAGTAATTGTGCAGATACTGCTAGCTTTAATTTAATTCTGAATCCTTCACCAGTCGCTCCTATAATAACAGATTTTGAATCATGTAGCACTATAGATCCTAATACTACGGTTTTCGCTTTAAGCGATAAGGATACAGAAATTATGAATGGACAAGCAAATATCCTTGTCAGTTATTACAGCTCTCAAGCAGATGCTGATATAGGTGTCAATGAGTTGCCTACTAATGGTTATACAAACACATCTAATCCACAGACTATTTATGTGAGACTCATAGATGCGCTGACTAATTGTGTTAATACAGATACAACTTTTGAACTGGTCGTTAATGACTTACCGGTAGTTACTGCGCCAGCCTTATATGATCTTTGTGATGATAATACAATTGATGGATTTACTGCTTTTGATTTGGCGACTAGAGATAGTGAAATAACTGGTGGTAATACTTCTTATACTGTTTACTATTATGCCACACAGCTAGATGCCGATAATAGGATGAATGAATTAACTGGTTCTTACACTAATACTGTAAATCCACAAACGGTATTTGTTGTTGTAGAAGATAATGTAACAGGTTGTGAAAATTATACAACGTTAAATCTTGAGGTTATTGATGCGCCACAGGCTGCAACAGCACCAGATTTAATATTATGTGATGATAATAACACAGGTGATCTTACCGAAAACTTTAACCTGACAGATAATGAGACTGCAGTTTTAAATGGGCAAACGGGAATTACATTAACCTATCATAACTCACAAGCTGATGCAGATGCTGGTTCAAATGCTATAGGAAATCCTACAAGTTTTGATAATTCATCATCGCTGCAGACTGTTTATGTAAGAGTAGAAAACACTACTGGATGTTTTAATACAACAAGTTTTGATATTGTTGTAAATGAAGTGCCAGTCCCACAAATGTTTGATTTGTACTATTTATGTCTTGATGGTAACGGTAATGTTTTAAACACAGATAATTCACCACCGACATTAGACACAACATTATCGGCTACAGGATTAAGTTTTAGCTGGTCGTTAGACGGTAATGTATTGCCTGCTGAAACAGGAGCGACACTTACAGCTACTATGGTAGGAATGTATACGGTAACAGCTACAGATACGACTACAGGTTGTAATAGTTCTCAAACTACAGAGGTAAGACAATTAGGTCCGCCAGATAGTTTTGGTGCTGAGGTAACATCTCGATATTTTGATGAAGTCCATAGAATAGAAGCCTTTGCTCAAGGACCTGCAACGCAATATATTTTTAGTGTAGATGATGGTCCATGGCAATATAATGGCTTTTTTGAAGACGTTACACCAGGTCTGCATGTGGTATATATACAGGATTTAGACGGTTGTAATACAGTAGAAATCCCTATTGATGTCATCGGTTATCCACGCTATTTCACGCCTAACAACGATGGTTACCATGATACTTGGAACATCATTGGAATTAACAATGAACCTACTACAAAAATTTATATATTTGACCGATACGGAAAACTGCTTAAACAAATGAATCCTTCCGGTATAGGATGGGATGGTTTTTATAATGGTCAACCGTTACCATCATCAGATTATTGGTTCCAAGTGGAATACATAGAAAACGGAAGCAATAAAACATTTGGTGGGCATTTTGCGTTAAAGAGATAG